The DNA window gctggtataagtctagttacaaaagcgcttttaaaagcgctgtcatagcttacccctaaattttaaaaaatggattACGAGGGATCAAACCCATGTCttatatattaaaactattaaattttaatatttgtggaacaaaattaaaagataaaataaaaatcattttgttcTTTAGTTAAACAAAGAGACagagaaaaacaaaaaagatttggaaaagcTCTCCTCCCTCACCCGAACCCTAGTTGCCGCCGCTGCAGTTTCTTCTATCTCGTTAACCACCACTAACATATCCTTCGTTGCAATGGAAGAAGGAGGCAGAGGAACACTCTCGGAAGTTCCCCAAAGCCTCAAGAAGCTATTGCTTAGGTATCGCGACGGTCTATAACAGCTTGAGCGTCTCGAGAATTCCACCGCTACCTCAATTGCCACTGTCAACCTTAATTCGGAGCTTTCGTTTACTATAAAGAAGGTTATCAACCAGATTCAATCCCTCTGTGTTGAGATGGACCGGCGTTTCGTTGCAGCCAAACCCTAACGCGACCTCTGTAAAAGGTGAACAAATTGACAgatctttatatttttatattttatttgacaaaagccgcgttcttttttcttcttatttagaTTTTGaagaaccctaatcctaattccaAAACATTCATCGtaaagttttattttttcttgtttttttctagTTTTCTCTTCTGGGTACCCTTTGGTTTTCGCTGAAATGGTCCATGTTTCGAGAACCGAAGGTGGCACTGGTACCCACTTGCTGTCTGCTAAAGTTTGGAAAACTATTCAATCCATTAAGGAAATCGTTGAGAATCATTCTGAGGCTGATATCTATGTTGCCCTTAAAGAGACTAACATGGATCCTAATGAGACGACTCAGAAATTGCTTAACCAAGGTTGGGTTTTTTGGGGGGTATATTCAAGTGAGTTATAATGTTTAGTTTGAAGCTCTTTTATCATTCAAGTGAGTTGTAAGGTTTCCTGAGTCAAGTTGACAAGAGTTTTCTGTGCTTCAGTGGGATTCGAGGTTGCTTTTTTGGTATTGCAAAGATGATTCTGGTGAGTGTCTCTACTGATATTTGTGGGTATGACTAAATGATTAATGTCAAATGAACTCGAAAACCATAAAGTAAACAGGATTTGACTTTTAGGTTTTTATTCAACTCTGTTGTACATATTTTTTATATGTGCAGGTTAAGAGAATGAGAGAAACATTATACTCTTCCCTCCTTCTTTAGGTTGTGCTTAACTTAATAACCGATCTCTCTTGCTgcatttagttttttattttgtgtgTGGTTTAACTCATTTGATATTGCCCTTATTGTAGGATATATCATTTTTTGACAATGAAAAAATAGGAGATTTGATAAGTAGACTTGGGGCAGATTGTCATCAACTTTCAAGGGTTATTGGAAATGATCTTAACTTGATATTGCGCAATGTCCTTCACGTTTATTTATATACGAAATATCTAATGCTAATAGAAGTTATCCTGCATGATGGAGGATTTAATAGGTTTCTTTTCCGTCTTCCTAGGGAGGAGGTTCATTAATCTACTTGTTGATTTTGTCTTGGCCAAAATATTGGGAAGAACAATAGTAGAGTATTGTGGAGGTAAGTTTTATTCACTATAGTTTGATATCTTTCGACTGAGAGGAACACTGGATTATATTGATCTTTATCAAATTCATTAGCCTGATCTTTATGCAGTCTGTTGAGGATGAAATTGGATTATATTGATATTTATCAAATTCATTGGCCTGATCGGTTTCCATCTTATTcttaacattaattttttttttggtactGTATGTTGGAcagatttcttatctttttccatgTGTGTCTTATTAATTCTTGTAGCTATCTTTCTATGTTTGGAGAAACCGAATACGATCTGGATCGACAATACTCTTCAATTAATATAAATGAACAACTTGAAGCTCTTAGCAAAGCAGTGAAAGCGGGGAAGGTAAGTAAGTATCATTGTCAAATAGTTTACACTGTGGCTGAGTGCTGCCATCACGAGAGGTAAACATCGTCTTTGGTTCTAATGCTGTAACGCATTATTAAAGCTTCGTTTTAGATAATTGACTAATCGGTTTTTGTTTTCAGTATTGGCTTGTTGGCCTACAATCCTCTGGCAATGGGTATTGTTTCAGGAAAATATCTTTCCCTTGGTAATGGACCACCAGATACTCGGTTAAATATCTTTAAAGGTTTGTTCACATTTACTAACATATATTTTGCGTTACTTTATAATTTTAATGTAAAATATAGAGGTTTGTACCTATAGCACATATGAACATATGGAACTGATACCATACTATTATTATTGCTGGCATTCACAGGAAAGTATTCAAAAGGAGAATCCAGATACATTTTATATCTAATAAAGCTACACATGCAGCTACTCGAGTAAACACTGTTGCAAtactattttttttcattaactTTTAAAACATGTTTTGATTATCATTCTCAAATTGCTTAATTACTTGATTTAAAGCATCTGATTCTTATAAAAAAAAGCATAGGATACTTAATTATTTcactaaacatttttttaatcataacatattatattactattaaaattaattcaactaatatTTTCTGAATGTTTCTTGTTGTCACATGTATTTGTTATTACTTAAACATATTTTCAGAGCTTTTGAGTTGGTTCTCAGCTAATTTGATTATCTAATTGGCAGATGCTGAATTTAAAGATGCTGAATTTAAAAATACTGGATCGGAAAGGTATGTAGTTTGGACAAAgacttggaaagttggagatttcttcTCAACTTGCCTATATGAATCTCAGAGCAAAGTTGGGGATTTCTTCTTAGAATCCAACTATTCCGGGAGAGGAAGAAGCTAGTAGTCCACTAATGAAAGTGATCAAACAAATGAAGATGACGTCGATGAATTAGATGAAGAAAACCTTAGTAATAAATTCTGATTTGTATTTGGTGTATTTTTTAATTTCGGTGGATAAATGATCATTAGTAGCTTGGTTGTTTGAGTCAGTTTTAGTAATGTGACTATGTAAGTACTTGTTAATAACTTTGTAGCATTTTTTACAGTAACAAGTTGTTCTATGAATTTGAATTtgtcttatttaaatttaatgtattttaaattaaattttaattgttatattatggttattttagtataaaattaataatatttcaaaaaataataatttcttttaggcctatatatgaaagcgctttttaagaaaaagcgctgctataggagaggctacgagagcgcttttctggaaaaagcgctgttataggggggtacgagagcgcttttctggaaaaggggaggctacgagagcgcttttctggtaaaagcgctgttatagggggggtacgagagcgcttttctggaaaaagcgctgttataggggaggctacgagagcgtttttggagtttcaaaagcgctgtcgttacctacgacagcgctggctttggcagcgcttttaagcgctttagaagcccaaaaaaagcgctttcatagccctTGTACGTTGTAGTGATTGTAATGTTTATGCTTAACCATTGTATTTTCTACCAAAATAAACATTTCCTTTATCTATTCATcttgttatttatttatcttgttACATACATAATATGCATATCAAACATATTTAATCAATAAAGTCATATAATTCTGAATCAATGAAGAAACATTTTGGAATCTTATGAATCTATGTCACTATAGTTTACTATTGACACATACAATAAACAGGACATTCACACCACATATGCCACAATGGTTTTGTTATCGGACACTGACACGCCTACATGCTTTGATTACGACTATCCAATCAAATCATCACATGTAACACAATAGACCTCGGTAAAGCTATAGGGTTAACTTTCAATACTGATGAAGATGCTTCAACTATATGGTTCTTCTTGTCATCAAAGTTAGATCCAAATCCCTTGAAAATTCCTCTCCCATTCTCGATTCCTATTGTTGACCATATAGAACTCATTACAACATCATTAGGGTCGTCAACTCTTAGTAACATAGGAACCAATTCTTCATTAGATTTAGTATCATGACTTTCTTTCTTGTTTCTTTTTAAGCCAACGTTTTCTTTCTCTGAGTTGGAATAAATGATCATGTCACCATCTCTTGAATGTTTCCCTAGTGTAGGTTTACTTGGGCCACAAGATTGTGTTGCCACAAATGGTTGCAAGAAACCACCATAGTATGCAGGTGAAGTTGAAGTGATATCAGAAGAATTCGATCCAAAGGGCAAGACATTACTCATTTGAGAATAATGCAAGACATCTAATGGAAAGTTAGTGAGTTTGTTCTTACGGCGACCTGCTCCTACAAGCATTTTTCGAGCGGTTCCTCCAGAAGTCCAGTATCTCTGGCAGTTTTTGCAAAAGTGTCTGGGCTGTTTGGCTTTGAAGTTGTTGTAGTAGCGGAATTTTGTGTCCTTGCTGTTGCATCTTGGACATGGAACTGCCATGTCTGGTTTCTTTGGAGATTTGTCTTGTGACATATCAATTTGATCATCTGGTTTTGTAGAACTCTGTTGAGAAGAATCATTGGTGAGGACATGAGTATTGTGTGTTAGAAAAATGGTTGTCCCAAAAAGCTTTATGGTTGAAAGATTAATCATCTCAGACATAATATTGTTCTTCGTTATGTTTACTTGATAATAGAAAATGGATAATGAAGAGTTAAGGAGAAGAAAAAGAGGGAAAGAGAAAGGGAGGTACAATGGTTTGTGTGTTTGTGTGAAGAGGTTTTATAGAGGAATAAGTTGACATGCCAAATCAGAAAAGGGAATGTTTTTTGAGCCACGAGTTGTTTTAGCCTATGAGGTTTTAGTGTTGAGTTGCCAATTAGATTCACACACGTACTAGTAGTTATGAAGGTAGTGAGGATATCTTCTGTCATATCACTTTTTCATGCATGGCACTTTCCTTTTCAGCTTTTGCCTTTATGTGAAATAACATAATGTATATATTATGCCTTGGTGCCAAAGTTGGCTAACATAAAATGTCACATATTGATTGGTTAAGAGATTTGTCATTTGGTATGTCATTAAAAAGTCTAATACTTTTTATGTTAGTAAAAGAAAAGATGCATTGTAATAAGAAACTTGTAAATTATGTTAAATAGTTGAGACATTTTTTAGACTATTTCGACGATAATGTAAATTGATGGGAGACCTATCATTATATTATTTAGCGACTTTTTATTCATTTTGGGTAGCATTCTACCTAGAGGCCTCTTGCTCCATTTCGAACGGTCTCTTTGTTTTTCGTTTCCAGTAAAATTATTTCAGGACACAACATTTTAAGTAAAAAGTTTTGTAAAGGTGCGAAGTGATTAATTCAAATGATCTACGATTGGAGGTGTCTATAACAAGAATTGCTTCGGATACCATCGATCCCAACACCAGGGTAAATCTTTTTGGGCAGACACTCGTAAAAACGAGTCTCTCAGGAGATACCTTTAAAGACGAGTTCCTTTGACAAGACTTTAAGTTGAATCTCTCATACAAGACTTATAAAGATGAGTCCCCCCAAACGAGACTTTAAATTGAGTCCCTCAGATGAGATTTTAATTTGAGTCTATCAATAGAGACATGTAAAGACGAGTCCCTCGAAAGAGACTTTAGTTTGACTCTCTCATGCGAGATTTTAATTTAAGTCCCTCAAACGAAACATTAAGTTGTCTCCCTCAAACAAGAAATCAGGTAAAAACATGAATTAacaaattgatatatatatatatatatatatatatatatatatatatatatatatatatatatatatatatatatatatatatatatatatatatatatatatatatatatattgcaggacaaaaacaacaaaaatttgcATATCTTAAGTACAAGTACGtcggtaaaaaaaaaagaagaatactAATCCATTCAGGAAACCACCTTCACATTTTAATAGGCTGATCAAGACAAATTTGTTCCCGGGAGATAGGCATGGCAAGATAAAATGTTCCACTTGTTTTAAAGGGACTTTCAAAGGAGTAATTGCCAACAAAGTAACTTTTTTAAAGGAGTCCTTAGAAAGAGCAAGATTCTCGTGGCGCTTCTCACGGAGGTCGTCCTCGGCCTTTTTCTAACCATCCTAAGATTCTATCAGACTTTTCTAACTCTTCTACCTTTCCATGGGCAATATCCGGAGATCGATTTTCATCGTCCATATCAGCCTCGACCTTGAATAAAGATGTTCTAGCAGAAGCCAAAGATTTATTATTCTCTATTACTTCCCAAAAAAGTAACTTCACATTCTTGACCAGAGTCTCGATATATTCAAAAGGCTCCAAAAAGACCTTTATATCCATAAATGATTTAGAAGTGCCTAAGATTTCCTTCAAGTACCGGTTACGCTAAATAGTAAGAGCATAATTCTATACCTTGAGCATTTCCCTCTCTTGTTAAAGAAGGCTAGATAAGAATACTCCCACCCGTCCGGAAGCCCTGAATGCCAAAGCAGCTGATGCTTTATGGGTATGAAAAATCAACTCTATCAACTCTTCTTATTGAGATTCCTCTGAGACACTTAAGAAGTAGGTGTAATCTTCATCAAAAGTTGAGGACCGGAACTCCCTGTTCATCCTTAGGCCAAGATGAGCTAGCATAATGGGAGGTGATCCCACAAGAGGAGAAACCTACCCATCTGCTGACCTAAGCTGAGGATGTTTTCTAGGAGGCCTatcaacttgaatttcttcaagtTCATGTACGGAAGCCAATCCATTTTGGCCTTCCATCCGTAGAGGGGGTAAAACTTCATATTCCACGATCTGTATAATAGATAGATGAACTTTCATTTGAATATGGGGAGGAGTAATATGAACAGCAGGACCAACCACCAATCTAGAAGGTGTACCGACGAGTATACTTGAGGTAGAAGCTTCCCCCGTAGATAGGTTACTCAGAGTTCTAGCCATAAGAGAAATAACTCGAACTTCCCATTGCATCTTCATTCTTCATCACATCTATAGAATCAACAAATAAGACATCACAGAATAGGTAATTCAAGAAAGTAAGTTAAGGAACATGAAACTCTTATTCCACTTACCAAAGGTGGTCTTCCTCCCATTTTATGATTTAGTATCCACCAGCTAAGGAGTCTGGATGAACCTCTTCAAAAGTTTTCTTAATTCCACGTCTCATGGATCAATGCTACCAATATATCCTAACTCTTTATAGAAGGTCACCATTTGGTTCTTCAAATATAACTCTTCTTGAGATAGGTATTCCTCCTTGTAAACATATGATCATGTCCCCCGTTATGAAAAGACTCTAACACAAGCACTTATGGAATAAATTAGTGCACACAGATAGAGGACTGGATTCTAATTTGTAGATATTCGTGTGAGCTTCTTCCCTAAGAAGATTGACCATAAATAAATGATCCTTGAAATTGTTCACGTTGTTAGACTGCGTCTTAAAGTATTTGATATTCTGCCCTAAAGAAAGCAAGCCTGAATCGTTTGTGTAAATATggttgctttgaattttaaagagATGGTATAGAAATTTCATAGCCGGATTTCCCCAATTACTCATACCAATGCTAGAAAACACTAACAAACTACAAACTCGTCGGATGGAACTATGAAGCAGAAACCAACAAGTGGTTTATTACACTAAGCTTGAACTCATTGAAAGAAGGAGAAAACATATGAGGGTGAATAAGCATTTATGGAAGGGGATGGCACATCCATCACATTGACTGCATACCCTCTTATCTTCATCAAGGGGAAGCACTCCCCAATCATATGAAGAACCCACATTAATCAAAGCGTAGTATAACACTCTCTCACGAACAAAAGCAGAAACGATCCTCAATATATCTTAATCCACATAATCACCTGAGATATTCCTACTTTCCTCCCTATTCGAGGTTGATACATTCTCCATGATTCAAAATGCTACAAAGAAAAGTCAAATGTCGATATAATATAATAAGCAAGCAAGTTCATACACTTGAACCTTTAGAAGAAAATACTAACTACAGAAGAAATCTCCCAAGGAAGAATGTAAGATATCAAAAGTTCAATATTCTGAAAACCTTAGAAAAATGAAGCAGAAGCAAAAGAAAAATATTGAACTTTATCTTGAAGAAGATGGATCAATCAACAAGAATGACATGTATCAAAGAATGATATCGTATATACTTGATCAGATATTGGAACAAAGAAGCTCACAAAGAAGATCTCAAAGGAATCTTTTGTAGATTTCTAATGGTAGATCAATCCAAAGTGATGCTTTAGAAGCGTTATATACCTTATTCATTCACTAAGGGTTATATGATTCATTACACACCACGAACAATTGAGATCTCCTTGAAAAATTGTTTGAAGTACTTGAGTGCTATAAGGAAGAGGAAACGTCATCCTTAATTTGCGTAGGGACACACGTCAGTCGCTCAAATGTTACACATCAAAACAAAGGCATTTAATGCACTTTTCCAAGAACAACGACATCCCATGAAAGGCCTTTACATCCTCGAATCCACTAGTTGGACAGAGGCTTGTATTACAAACCTCGTCCTACAAAGTAGAAAGAAAGGATTGGAGAAACTCTTTTGGTCCAACCACAAGGACCAAAGAGCAAAGAATCAATAGCAGAGTAAGAGAGATAAAATGCAGAGCATGTAGTCTCATTTTCCTCTTTGAGCAGGAAATCCTACACATGATAACTTTTATAGCTAGCCAAATCAATATGACGGTTGACTAGTACTGTGGTCCACGCTTTCAATTACCAAGTGTTTCTTTAATTTATAAGGAAAAATATTTCTCAGATATTCAACTTTGTTATCATCCATACTTTAGTTTTTGCTCTCTTACTGACTAgagcgttggagtgctaaccttgcaggtcaGCCCCTTTTCCACGTCATTCTTTATTGATTAATTGTGGTTCCTCTATGGAACACATGCTTTTAGTGcaaattctttctttttgttacAACCTTATCCGCTTTCTATAAGATGGTCTTATTTAATCTCATGTTCTTGCAAGTTACCAATTAGAGTAGGAAAATTATAGTAGATAAGTTTTAGATTTATAAATGGTATTAACTTTATGTTGTATGCAACAATCTAGGCATCTAAGGACTTTGTAAATTAAATCaccattttgaaattttttatccATAATCCATTCTAAACAGTTCATACTCATAGGTTAAAGTATTCATTCTATCTTTTATTTATCTCAGTTTTTCCTTCATGGTTAAATTGAAGGGTGTTTCGCATTTTTTAGCAATAATATTAAAGTGCGAAACAAAAAAACATTCATTCCTAAAACAATAATGATGATTATTTCAACTATCAAAATGTACTACACCTATTATTTATGTTCTCTAGTCCATAGATTGCTTTGTTTGATTTCTATTACATCATTAATTCGATGAGTAAGAACAAACAAACAATTTTTAACAGAATCCCAAATATCACAATCCATCATTtctataaaattttcattttcttttccaATAAACATACCCTTCCCCATTGAATGACGGGAGTTTTGTTTAGTGAATTGTTTGAAGTTATCATACCTCCAGAAATGATCAGGCTTTTAAACAAGAGTTAGTTTCTACATTTGTTTCTCAAGTGACTTCAAACACAAGAAGAGGAGTAGATgaattgtaataaaaaatatttttaaaactttaaagagaaaagttaattttattttgattaatttttagaaAATAGATGAAGCAAAGATTATGCACGAAAGAGTAAATAATAACTATATAAAGAGATAAGAGGAATGAAAGAACACACCATAAATTATACTACTTCGGCCTTAAACCACACGACATACTCCAATGTCCTACAATTTCCCTCTAAAAGTTCCACTAACAATAAAACTTTTATTACATGATCAACCCATAACTTTCTACTCAAAGATTTTATCTCAGGTCCAATTTGCAACCTTCAAAGTAATACTAGAGTTACAAGAGAGTATCATTATTTTGATTTATAATTATAGCACTAAAAGATTAACCATCAATTACACAATAACAACTCTTACATAGTGTTTTGTTGTCTCAATACTAAAATTAATAACTCTAAGTGAATATTAAATTTCTACGAAGAGAGTTAGAGTAAGAGAAAGAGTAATATTCATATTTACTGTGTGTTTTAAAGTGAACATAAGTCCTCTTTATATAGTAAAAATGTGGCAGAGAAAGGAAACATTTTTGGGTCGGATCAACATCATAATCAATTAGATTGCAACTCTAATGGACTATGACCTAGAAAGTAATAAATATTTTGATGGATCTGAATCCTAGTTGATCAGAAAGCTTTTGTGATCGTTTATTGTTGGAGTTCGTCTGATAATCAATTAGACTAGTCTCATAATCAATTAGCGGGAGAATTTTATATTCATAATCGAT is part of the Vicia villosa cultivar HV-30 ecotype Madison, WI linkage group LG2, Vvil1.0, whole genome shotgun sequence genome and encodes:
- the LOC131646480 gene encoding uncharacterized protein LOC131646480; its protein translation is MLDRFLIFFHVCLINSCSYLSMFGETEYDLDRQYSSININEQLEALSKAVKAGKVSKYHCQIVYTVAECCHHESIGLLAYNPLAMGIVSGKYLSLGNGPPDTRLNIFKGKYSKGESRYILYLIKLHMQLLEC
- the LOC131646481 gene encoding cyclic dof factor 3-like, which encodes MSEMINLSTIKLFGTTIFLTHNTHVLTNDSSQQSSTKPDDQIDMSQDKSPKKPDMAVPCPRCNSKDTKFRYYNNFKAKQPRHFCKNCQRYWTSGGTARKMLVGAGRRKNKLTNFPLDVLHYSQMSNVLPFGSNSSDITSTSPAYYGGFLQPFVATQSCGPSKPTLGKHSRDGDMIIYSNSEKENVGLKRNKKESHDTKSNEELVPMLLRVDDPNDVVMSSIWSTIGIENGRGIFKGFGSNFDDKKNHIVEASSSVLKVNPIALPRSIVLHVMI